A genome region from Acidobacteriota bacterium includes the following:
- a CDS encoding ABC transporter permease — MQSFWQDLRFGARMLLKSPGFTLIVVVTLALGIGANTAIFSVINAVLLQAMPYRDADRLVTVWERSQRREQNVINLGNFFDWKAQNSVFEDMATFADFRTNLTGDGEPVELPAQIATENLFRVLGVTPILGRGFTPEDAKEGQDNVVVLSYALWQRQFGGEQNIVGRKLILNNNENTVIGVLPPDFSWHIQENSLTNQSAELWTPWVISEQMKLRRGRFASSVARLKPGVSVAQARAEMDTIAGRLRNQYKEFNTGWGITVVPLREQFAGELRPALRVLMGAVGFVLLIACANVANLLLARNGSRQREIAVRTALGAGRIRIIRQLLTESVLLSVIGGAAGLLLAWWGVAALVRLSPPELGALRQIELSAPVLGFTLAVATLTGILFGLVPALEAANLKLSETLKETGRSFAGGLRSQRLRNVLVVAEIALALVLLIGAGLLIRSFWRLQGVDTGFNAQNVMTMRVALPGRRYTQDPQRINFFTEAVARMQSLPGVESAGVINFLPFAGPGAGTGFEIEGQPKPQPGQGPVTGVCVADQNFFQAMQISLKRGRMFTDQEVKEMRHVVVVNEALAKKYFPNEDALGKRITIAMKNENVPTEIIGILADVKHAQFDKAADPMSYWPIAELPYNTMTFVLRTRGEPESVAAAARQVIQQLDPQQPVADVRSLAGILGNSIARQRFNTLLLTIFAGVALLLSAIGIYGVLAYSVAQRTHEIGIRAALGASSAELMRLILRQGMRLVIPGIVIGIVAALALTRFAKTLLFDVSATDPLTFSLIVLVLLGVAVLACWIPARRAAKVDPMTALRCE, encoded by the coding sequence ATGCAAAGCTTCTGGCAAGACCTGCGCTTTGGCGCGCGAATGCTGCTGAAAAGCCCGGGCTTCACGTTGATCGTCGTCGTCACGTTGGCGTTGGGTATCGGCGCGAACACAGCAATTTTCAGTGTCATTAATGCCGTGCTGCTGCAAGCGATGCCGTACCGCGACGCAGACCGGCTGGTCACGGTGTGGGAACGGAGCCAGCGACGCGAACAGAACGTCATCAATTTAGGCAATTTTTTCGATTGGAAGGCGCAGAACTCCGTCTTTGAAGATATGGCGACGTTTGCGGACTTCCGCACGAATCTGACCGGCGACGGTGAACCCGTGGAATTGCCAGCACAAATTGCTACCGAAAACCTTTTCCGTGTGCTGGGCGTGACGCCGATTCTTGGCCGGGGATTTACGCCCGAAGACGCTAAAGAGGGACAAGATAATGTCGTCGTGTTGAGTTACGCATTGTGGCAGCGGCAGTTCGGAGGCGAACAGAACATCGTCGGGCGGAAACTCATTCTCAACAACAACGAAAACACCGTAATCGGCGTGTTACCGCCGGATTTCAGTTGGCACATACAAGAAAATTCGCTGACCAACCAATCCGCTGAACTGTGGACGCCGTGGGTGATTTCCGAGCAGATGAAATTGCGTAGAGGGCGATTTGCCAGTTCCGTCGCGCGGCTCAAACCCGGCGTCAGTGTGGCGCAAGCGCGCGCTGAAATGGACACAATTGCCGGACGATTGCGCAACCAATACAAGGAATTCAACACGGGTTGGGGAATCACGGTCGTTCCTTTGCGCGAACAATTCGCGGGCGAATTGCGACCGGCGCTCAGAGTATTGATGGGTGCGGTTGGATTCGTGCTGCTGATTGCGTGCGCGAATGTGGCGAACCTGTTATTGGCGCGCAATGGTTCCCGCCAACGCGAAATTGCCGTGCGCACTGCGCTTGGCGCAGGCCGAATTCGCATCATTCGGCAGTTGCTGACCGAAAGCGTGTTGCTGTCGGTGATTGGCGGAGCCGCAGGGCTGTTATTGGCGTGGTGGGGCGTCGCGGCGTTGGTGCGATTGAGTCCGCCGGAACTCGGCGCGTTGCGACAGATTGAATTGAGCGCGCCTGTGCTCGGGTTCACTCTGGCAGTGGCCACGCTGACAGGCATTTTGTTCGGGTTGGTTCCGGCGCTGGAAGCCGCCAATTTGAAACTCAGTGAAACGCTGAAAGAAACCGGCAGGTCATTTGCTGGTGGATTGCGCAGCCAGCGATTGCGCAATGTGTTGGTCGTCGCCGAAATCGCTCTGGCGTTGGTGTTATTGATTGGAGCCGGATTGTTGATCCGCAGCTTCTGGCGATTACAAGGAGTGGACACAGGATTCAACGCGCAAAACGTGATGACCATGCGCGTCGCTTTGCCGGGACGGCGATACACGCAAGACCCGCAGCGCATCAATTTCTTCACCGAAGCCGTCGCCCGTATGCAATCTTTGCCGGGCGTCGAATCCGCGGGCGTGATCAATTTTCTGCCCTTCGCAGGGCCGGGCGCAGGCACCGGCTTTGAGATCGAAGGTCAGCCGAAGCCCCAACCCGGCCAGGGACCTGTGACGGGCGTTTGCGTCGCCGATCAGAACTTTTTCCAGGCGATGCAGATTTCCTTGAAACGCGGGCGAATGTTCACCGACCAGGAAGTCAAGGAAATGCGGCACGTCGTTGTTGTCAACGAAGCCCTGGCCAAAAAGTATTTCCCGAATGAAGACGCGCTCGGCAAACGCATCACCATTGCGATGAAGAACGAAAATGTGCCGACCGAAATCATTGGCATTCTGGCCGATGTCAAACACGCTCAGTTCGATAAAGCCGCCGACCCGATGTCGTATTGGCCGATTGCCGAATTGCCGTACAACACGATGACGTTCGTCCTGCGAACGCGCGGCGAACCGGAGTCCGTGGCCGCCGCCGCGCGGCAAGTGATTCAGCAACTCGATCCGCAACAACCCGTTGCCGATGTGCGGTCGCTGGCCGGCATTCTGGGAAATTCCATTGCGCGGCAGCGATTCAATACCTTGCTGCTGACGATTTTTGCCGGAGTGGCTCTGCTGCTGTCGGCCATAGGGATTTACGGCGTGCTGGCGTATTCGGTCGCGCAACGCACGCACGAAATCGGCATCCGCGCGGCGCTGGGCGCATCGAGCGCGGAACTGATGCGGTTGATTTTGCGGCAGGGAATGCGGTTGGTGATTCCCGGCATTGTCATTGGCATTGTGGCGGCGCTGGCGCTGACGCGATTTGCCAAAACGCTGCTGTTCGATGTCAGCGCCACGGATCCGTTGACCTTCAGCCTGATTGTTTTGGTGCTGCTTGGCGTGGCGGTGCTGGCGTGCTGGATTCCCGCTCGCCGCGCGGCAAAAGTTGATCCGATGACCGCTTTGCGTTGCGAATGA
- a CDS encoding amidohydrolase family protein, whose amino-acid sequence MRKMIRPAKTLLFIVGALCVCALGQPASLQTEASGKRIVIAAGTVLDGKGHVLRNTRIVIEGTKIVAIDPKAAPVDYDLRGLTVMPGWIDLHTHITSSFGSDGKFAGEITAEESTYQTASNAWITLLGGFTTIQTMSQAIALRDAIAKGLLPGPRIFSIVESLTGRGPETGTPDELRAYVRKQKEAGADLIKLYASGGMLSGAKTLTQEQLNAVCDEAKRIGLRTYVHAYRDAVPAATLAGCTQIEHGLGATDDDLKLMAEKGTYFDPQAGLLLENYTQNAARFAGRPYFPKSVEEMVATNEKILPMNHELLRRASKVKGLKIVFGSDALAGMHGRNAEEFVDRVRDCGVDPLAALVSANSLAAEAIGMSDQIGSIAPGLQADIIALDGNPLKDITAVRRVVFVMKGGVVYKHAA is encoded by the coding sequence ATGCGCAAAATGATTCGACCCGCGAAAACGCTGCTGTTCATCGTTGGGGCGTTGTGCGTCTGCGCTTTGGGACAACCGGCTTCTTTGCAAACGGAGGCCAGCGGCAAGCGCATTGTGATAGCGGCGGGCACAGTGCTGGACGGAAAAGGCCACGTGCTGCGCAACACGCGGATCGTGATTGAAGGGACGAAAATTGTTGCCATTGATCCGAAAGCCGCGCCCGTGGATTACGACCTGCGCGGTCTGACGGTGATGCCGGGCTGGATTGATCTGCATACGCATATCACCTCCAGTTTCGGCAGCGACGGGAAATTTGCCGGAGAAATAACCGCCGAAGAAAGCACATATCAAACCGCCTCGAACGCCTGGATCACATTGCTGGGCGGTTTCACGACGATTCAAACCATGAGCCAGGCGATTGCCCTGCGCGACGCCATTGCCAAAGGATTGCTGCCGGGGCCGCGCATTTTTTCCATCGTAGAGAGTTTGACGGGGCGTGGCCCGGAAACCGGAACGCCGGATGAACTTCGCGCGTACGTGCGAAAACAAAAAGAAGCCGGAGCCGACTTGATCAAACTTTATGCTTCGGGCGGCATGCTCAGCGGCGCAAAAACATTGACACAAGAGCAACTGAACGCGGTGTGTGACGAAGCGAAAAGGATTGGTTTGCGCACCTATGTTCACGCGTACCGGGACGCCGTTCCCGCGGCCACACTGGCTGGCTGTACGCAGATTGAACACGGACTTGGCGCGACGGATGACGATCTGAAGTTGATGGCGGAAAAGGGAACGTACTTCGACCCGCAGGCCGGTTTACTGCTGGAAAATTACACGCAAAATGCCGCGCGGTTCGCAGGTCGTCCGTATTTCCCCAAAAGCGTAGAAGAGATGGTGGCGACAAATGAAAAGATTCTGCCGATGAACCACGAATTGTTGCGGCGCGCGTCGAAAGTCAAAGGATTGAAAATTGTGTTTGGCTCCGATGCGCTGGCGGGCATGCACGGACGCAATGCCGAAGAGTTTGTTGATCGCGTGCGGGATTGCGGCGTTGATCCCTTGGCGGCGCTGGTTTCCGCGAATTCGTTGGCGGCGGAAGCGATTGGCATGTCGGATCAGATCGGTTCCATCGCGCCGGGATTGCAGGCGGACATCATTGCGCTCGACGGCAATCCGCTGAAAGACATCACAGCCGTCCGGCGGGTGGTGTTTGTGATGAAAGGCGGCGTTGTTTACAAACACGCCGCGTAA
- a CDS encoding ABC transporter permease, with product MQTLWQDLRYGLRTMIKSPGFTAVAVLSIALGIAVNTSVFTMVNGMLLKPMPVRNPERLVALYTTEPNSMYPSSFSYPDYVDYRDNNQVFSDLFIHYTTQLSLKGNDGLAELIAGEMVTGNYFTGLRLDAALGRLLTPDDDLRPGGHPVVVLSHSFWQRRFGGEQSVIGQNIKLNGHDFTVIGVAKKGFSGTRQFGWIPDVYLPLMMYAEAIPGTNEQFLANRGSRSFNVNGRLKDGVSIEQARSAMSAMAAQLGKTYPKTNENLGVGMIPASTKVQPAVTLMGYVPLAFSLMMGLVGLVLLVACANVANLLLARATVRRKEIAVRLALGAGRGRLIRQLLTESVLLSVLGGVLGLMIAVWLSGLFRLAAPKLDFATMDFDYDLSLDYRVLGFTVLLSVLTGIIFGLAPALQSSRADLVATLKGESGIARPGLRRLSLRNLLVVAQVALALMLLVSAGLFVKSLQNAQNMNPGFRTDHLLMASVNVALQGYDEAKGRRFYKQLGERLKALPGVQHASFAGPLPLDQYDYAGNIIIEGRVPKTENERINVMYSIIGHDYFETMNTAIVQGRGFTERDDENAPRVVIVNETLARRYWPNQNPIGKRLRFGRERNPWMEIIGVAQDGKYVTYGEPPTDYLFIPFWQNYDGQMTLLVHTAGAPESLVAGIRQEVKLLDEQLPVYGIRTAPQFLNRLLSLPESVAWMVSVFGLLALLLAAVGLYGVMNYAVAQRTREIGIRIALGATAGNVLRFVLRQGLLLVMIGVVLGLAGALAVTRLLHSLLYNVSETDPYTFSFVALLLAAVALLACWIPARRATKVDPMIALRNE from the coding sequence ATGCAAACACTCTGGCAAGACTTGCGCTACGGTTTGCGGACGATGATCAAATCACCCGGCTTTACCGCCGTTGCGGTGCTTTCCATTGCGCTGGGCATTGCGGTGAACACATCCGTCTTCACAATGGTCAACGGAATGCTGCTCAAACCGATGCCGGTGCGTAACCCGGAACGGCTGGTCGCGTTGTACACCACCGAGCCGAATTCGATGTATCCCTCATCGTTCTCCTACCCGGATTATGTTGATTACCGCGACAACAACCAGGTTTTCAGCGACCTTTTCATTCATTACACCACGCAACTCAGTTTGAAAGGCAATGATGGGCTGGCGGAATTAATTGCGGGCGAAATGGTGACGGGAAATTACTTCACAGGGCTTCGACTCGATGCGGCGTTGGGACGGTTGCTGACACCGGACGACGACCTCAGACCAGGCGGCCACCCCGTCGTTGTGTTGAGCCATAGCTTCTGGCAGCGCCGGTTCGGCGGCGAACAGAGCGTCATAGGGCAAAACATCAAACTCAACGGACACGATTTCACCGTCATCGGCGTGGCGAAAAAAGGATTTTCCGGCACGCGCCAGTTCGGGTGGATTCCGGATGTTTATCTGCCGCTGATGATGTACGCCGAAGCCATTCCGGGAACGAACGAACAATTCCTGGCGAATCGCGGCAGCCGTTCCTTCAACGTCAACGGCAGATTGAAAGACGGCGTCAGCATTGAACAGGCGCGCTCCGCGATGAGCGCAATGGCTGCGCAGCTTGGGAAAACGTATCCGAAGACCAATGAAAATCTCGGCGTCGGAATGATTCCGGCCAGCACAAAAGTTCAACCGGCGGTGACCTTGATGGGATACGTGCCGCTGGCGTTTAGTTTGATGATGGGCCTGGTTGGATTGGTGTTGCTGGTGGCCTGCGCCAACGTGGCGAATCTGTTGCTGGCGCGTGCGACGGTGCGGCGAAAAGAAATCGCCGTGCGATTGGCGTTGGGTGCTGGACGCGGACGGCTGATCCGGCAATTGCTGACCGAAAGCGTGCTGTTGTCAGTGTTGGGCGGTGTGTTGGGATTGATGATCGCCGTCTGGCTCAGCGGATTGTTCCGCCTGGCCGCGCCGAAGCTGGATTTTGCAACGATGGATTTCGATTATGACCTCAGTCTGGATTATCGAGTTCTGGGGTTCACCGTGTTGCTGTCCGTGTTGACGGGCATCATCTTCGGCCTTGCGCCCGCGCTTCAATCTTCGCGAGCGGATTTGGTGGCGACGCTGAAAGGGGAATCCGGTATCGCCAGACCGGGATTGCGGCGTCTGAGTTTGCGCAACCTGCTGGTGGTCGCGCAGGTCGCATTGGCGCTGATGCTATTGGTCAGTGCGGGGCTGTTCGTGAAAAGCCTCCAAAATGCGCAAAACATGAATCCGGGGTTTCGGACGGATCATCTGCTGATGGCTTCGGTGAACGTCGCGTTGCAGGGGTATGACGAAGCCAAAGGCCGCCGGTTTTATAAACAGCTCGGCGAGCGGCTGAAAGCTCTGCCGGGCGTACAGCACGCGAGCTTCGCCGGGCCGCTTCCGCTGGATCAATACGATTATGCCGGGAACATCATCATTGAAGGCCGCGTGCCGAAAACAGAAAACGAGCGGATCAATGTGATGTACAGCATTATCGGCCACGATTATTTTGAAACGATGAACACCGCCATTGTGCAGGGACGCGGTTTCACGGAACGCGACGACGAAAACGCGCCTCGCGTGGTGATCGTCAACGAAACGCTGGCGCGGCGTTATTGGCCGAATCAGAATCCGATTGGCAAGCGATTGCGATTCGGCAGGGAACGCAACCCCTGGATGGAAATCATTGGTGTGGCGCAGGACGGCAAATATGTCACTTACGGCGAACCGCCGACCGATTATCTGTTCATACCGTTCTGGCAAAATTACGACGGGCAAATGACACTGCTCGTGCATACGGCGGGCGCGCCTGAAAGTCTGGTTGCCGGCATTCGGCAGGAAGTGAAACTGCTCGATGAACAACTGCCAGTTTATGGAATTCGGACTGCGCCGCAGTTTCTGAACCGGCTTCTGTCGTTGCCGGAGTCGGTGGCGTGGATGGTCAGCGTGTTTGGATTGTTGGCGCTGTTGCTGGCGGCAGTAGGGTTGTACGGCGTGATGAATTACGCCGTGGCGCAGCGCACGCGCGAGATTGGCATCCGCATCGCGCTCGGCGCAACCGCCGGGAACGTCCTTCGATTCGTACTGCGCCAGGGACTGCTGCTGGTGATGATCGGCGTGGTGTTGGGGCTGGCGGGCGCTTTGGCCGTGACAAGACTGCTGCACAGCCTTTTATACAATGTCAGCGAGACCGATCCCTACACGTTCAGCTTCGTGGCACTTTTGCTGGCCGCTGTCGCATTGCTGGCCTGCTGGATTCCGGCGCGTCGAGCAACGAAAGTAGACCCAATGATTGCGTTGCGAAACGAATAA